In Oryza sativa Japonica Group chromosome 11, ASM3414082v1, the following are encoded in one genomic region:
- the LOC4350789 gene encoding antimicrobial peptides yields the protein MGVKWKGGGALLLLAAGLLLVAVAAAAAEEEGRRDPKEELRWCKKQCRWEAGQDQRQLRECEEQCLQRQQEDDDDDENTHGGGGKECRRECRGYRDEPWRKQECMRQCEWRRHEQHHHGGGHGGSRPDCREQCEHQQDWWEKQRCLMDCRHRRQEVDADDDNHHGRDPCYKQCRHHHDQWKKQQCMEECRYHQRQQDAAVDVDEEDDNHGGDRCRKQCQHHHDQWKKQQCIQDCRYHHRQEDDVVEEEDGHGDQQCRKQCQHHHDQWKKQQCMQDCRQWRRQEEEEAAVDEEEDHNYGGEREQHCRKRCQHHHDQWKRQQCMQDCRYRRQEEDDVVDDDNHHGGGGGHGGDHCRRQCQHHREWHERQRCMRDCHERRHGWATVAAEAILQAV from the coding sequence ATGGGTGTGAAGTGGAAAGGTGGTGGCGCGCTcctcctgctcgccgccggGCTGCTCCtggtggccgtggcggcggcggcggcggaggaggagggtcgGCGGGACCCGAAGGAGGAGCTCCGGTGGTGCAAGAAGCAGTGCCGGTGGGAGGCCGGGCAGGACCAGCGGCAGCTGAGGGAGTGCGAGGAGCAGTGTCTCCAGCGGCagcaggaggacgacgacgacgacgagaacacgcacggcggcggcggcaaggagtGCCGCCGCGAGTGCCGTGGCTACCGCGACGAGCCGTGGCGGAAGCAGGAGTGCATGAGGCAGTGCGAGTGGCGCCGCCACGAGCAgcaccaccacggcggcggccatggcggatcCAGGCCGGACTGCCGTGAGCAGTGCGAGCACCAGCAGGACTGGTGGGAGAAGCAGCGCTGCCTCATGGACTGCCGCCACCGGCGACAGGaggtcgacgccgacgacgacaaccACCATGGCAGAGACCCCTGCTACAAGCagtgccgccaccaccacgaccAGTGGAAGAAGCAACAATGCATGGAGGAGTGCAGATACCACCAGCGCCAACaagacgccgccgtcgacgtcgacgaggaagacgacaaCCACGGCGGCGATCGCTGCCGCAAGCAGTGCCAGCACCACCATGACCAGTGGAAGAAGCAGCAGTGCATCCAAGATTGCAGGTACCATCACCGCCAAGAAGACGACGTcgtcgaggaagaagacggCCATGGCGATCAGCAATGCCGCAAGCAGTGCCAACACCACCATGACCAATGGAAGAAGCAACAATGCATGCAAGACTGCAGGCAGTGGCGGCgccaggaggaggaagaggccgccgtcgacgaggaaGAAGACCACAACTACGGCGGCGAGAGAGAGCAACACTGCCGCAAGCGATGCCAGCACCACCACGACCAATGGAAGAGGCAGCAATGCATGCAGGACTGCAGGTACAGGCGCcaggaggaagacgacgtcgtcgacgatgacaaccaccacggcggcggcggcggccatggcggcgaccaCTGCCGGAGGCAATGCCAGCACCACCGCGAGTGGCACGAGAGGCAGCGGTGCATGCGAGACTGCCACGagcgccgccatggatgggcCACGGTGGCCGCCGAAGCCATCCTCCAGGCAGTGTAA
- the LOC4350791 gene encoding uncharacterized protein: MHLVNPITGEQIALPSVTTMEHVNPIFNESGALHKYEFSLHTATRVSYAEPSIFALGELRDYIYSKAFVFTDTFTGGCIVVLIHEPAGQISFARVGDDKWTWHPSHSHYSDCIYIDGLLYALTAQGEIHTLDLSGPTITMKMIIGSLSYSRYIVQAPWGGLLLVWRSVEDIEEDYEADLPADHATFVRYTREIKIYSVDTMGKKHVEINNLDGHVLFLGHNQSLCLSTEQYPHLKENYTYFTDDDEAWLFGFKNKRRDIGLFDLKHNSREELVSPQLWSNFPAPVWITPSFTKLNFA, encoded by the coding sequence ATGCACCTGGTCAATCCGATCACAGGGGAACAGATAGCTCTCCCTTCTGTTACCACAATGGAGCATGTGAATCCCATCTTCAATGAGTCTGGTGCTCTCCACAAGTATGAGTTCTCACTGCACACTGCAACGAGGGTTAGTTATGCAGAGCCATCAATTTTTGCCCTTGGCGAGCTGCGGGATTACATATATAGTAAGGCTTTTGTGTTTACTGATACTTTCACAGGGGGATGCATTGTGGTTCTGATCCACGAGCCAGCTGGTCAAATTTCATTTGCAAGGGTTGGGGATGATAAGTGGACATGGCATCCATCACACTCTCACTATTCTGACTGCATCTACATTGATGGTCTACTGTATGCACTGACTGCACAGGGAGAAATCCATACACTTGATCTCAGTGGCCCCACGATCACGATGAAGATGATAATTGGAAGTTTGTCTTACAGTAGGTACATTGTGCAAGCTCCATGGGGTGGTCTTCTGCTAGTTTGGAGGTCAGTTGAGGACATTGAGGAGGATTACGAGGCTGACTTGCCTGCTGACCATGCAACATTTGTGCGGTATACTAGGGAAATTAAAATATATAGTGTTGATACTATGGGGAAAAAACATGTAGAGATCAATAACCTGGATGGTCATGTGTTGTTTCTTGGTCATAACCAATCACTTTGTCTCAGCACGGAACAATATCCACATCTCAAGGAAAATTATACCTATTTTACTGATGATGACGAAGCTTGGTTATTTGGATTCAAGAATAAGCGTCGTGATATTGGATTATTTGATTTGAAACATAACAGCAGAGAGGAACTCGTGTCTCCTCAGCTTTGGTCCAACTTTCCCGCTCCTGTTTGGATTACACCTAGTTTCACAAAGTTGAACTTCGCCTAG
- the LOC4350790 gene encoding non-specific lipid-transfer protein C6 precursor produces the protein MAPSKSTAAAGVLLVLLVAAAGGGAEAAATTCVASLLELSPCLPFFKDKAATAAPEGCCAGLSSIVKGEAVCLCHIVNHTLERAIGVDIPVDRAFALLRDVCRLSPPADIISTCANEKGGVPPLYSCPAPSA, from the exons ATGGCGCCGTCCAAgtccacagccgccgccggcgtcctcctcgtcctgctcgtcgcggcggcgggcggcggcgcagaggcggcggcgacgacgtgcgTGGCGTCGCTGCTGGAGCTGAGCCCGTGCCTGCCGTTCTTCAAGgacaaggcggcgacggcggcgccggaggggtGCTGCGCGGGGCTGTCGTCCATCGTGAAGGGGGAGGCGGTGTGCCTGTGCCACATCGTGAACCACACCCTGGAGCGCGCCATCGGCGTCGACATCCCCGTCGACCGCGCCTTCGCCCTCCTCCGCGACGTctgccgcctctcgccgccggcggacaTCATCTCCACCTGCGCCAACGAGAAAG GTGGTGTGCCGCCTCTCTACTCTTGCCCGGCTCCATCTGCCTGA